The proteins below come from a single Kitasatospora sp. NBC_00315 genomic window:
- the dtd gene encoding D-aminoacyl-tRNA deacylase, giving the protein MRAVVQRVTEARVTVAGESVGSIEGPGLCVLVGVTHEDTPQKAAQLARKLWTLRIFDSATATEDTGVEQSCSDIAAPLLVISQFTLYGDARKGRRPTWNAAAPGPVAEPLVDEVVARLRELGAKVETGRFGADMRVALVNDGPFTVLLEV; this is encoded by the coding sequence ATGCGAGCAGTGGTTCAGCGAGTGACCGAGGCCAGGGTGACGGTGGCCGGGGAGAGCGTCGGCTCGATCGAGGGCCCGGGTCTGTGCGTCCTGGTCGGGGTCACCCACGAGGACACCCCGCAGAAGGCGGCCCAGCTGGCCCGCAAGCTGTGGACGCTGCGGATCTTCGACAGCGCCACCGCAACGGAGGACACCGGCGTCGAACAGTCGTGCTCGGACATCGCGGCGCCGCTGCTGGTGATCAGCCAGTTCACGCTCTACGGCGACGCCCGCAAGGGACGCCGCCCCACCTGGAACGCCGCGGCGCCCGGCCCCGTCGCCGAACCGCTGGTCGACGAGGTGGTCGCCCGGCTGCGGGAGCTGGGCGCCAAGGTCGAGACCGGACGGTTCGGCGCGGACATGCGGGTCGCACTGGTCAACGACGGCCCGTTCACCGTCCTGCTGGAGGTCTGA
- a CDS encoding folate-binding protein YgfZ produces the protein MKSPLLALPGAVPAEGTDEGVAAHYGDIFREQRNLAQGKGFVDLSHRGVITVTGEDRLSWLHLLVTQHVSALAPQQATEALVLSPNGHVEHALYLVDDGATTWAHVEPGTRQALLGYLESMKFFYRVEVADATDAYALVHLPAGSTASAEGAAAVRELAYGRDLFLPRAELAALTAAYGPAAGVWAYEALRIEGHRPRLGFETDHRTIPHEVDWLSTAVHLNKGCYRGQETVARVHNLGRPPRRLVFLHLDGTEVVLPPHGTEIHLASDPQGRALGIVTSSARHHELGPIALAVVKRNVPVDVPLLAGTVAAGQEVVVPQ, from the coding sequence ATGAAGAGCCCGTTGCTTGCGCTGCCCGGTGCCGTCCCCGCCGAGGGAACCGACGAGGGCGTCGCCGCCCACTACGGAGACATCTTCCGCGAGCAACGGAACCTGGCGCAGGGCAAGGGCTTCGTCGACCTCTCGCACCGGGGTGTCATCACCGTCACCGGCGAGGACCGGCTCAGTTGGCTGCACCTGCTGGTCACCCAGCACGTGAGCGCGCTGGCGCCGCAGCAGGCCACCGAGGCGCTGGTGCTCTCCCCGAACGGGCACGTCGAGCACGCGCTCTACCTGGTCGACGACGGCGCCACCACGTGGGCGCACGTCGAGCCGGGCACCCGGCAGGCGCTGCTCGGATACCTGGAGAGCATGAAGTTCTTCTACCGGGTGGAGGTCGCCGACGCGACCGACGCGTACGCCCTGGTCCACCTTCCGGCCGGCTCCACCGCCTCCGCCGAGGGGGCCGCCGCGGTGCGCGAACTGGCCTACGGGCGGGACCTCTTCCTGCCGCGCGCCGAGCTGGCGGCGCTGACGGCGGCGTACGGCCCGGCGGCCGGGGTGTGGGCGTACGAGGCGCTGCGGATCGAGGGGCACCGGCCCCGGCTCGGCTTCGAGACCGACCACCGGACCATCCCGCACGAGGTGGACTGGCTTAGCACCGCCGTGCACCTGAACAAGGGCTGCTACCGCGGACAGGAGACGGTCGCCCGGGTGCACAACCTGGGCCGCCCGCCGCGCCGGCTGGTCTTCCTGCACCTGGACGGCACCGAGGTGGTGCTGCCGCCGCACGGGACGGAGATCCACCTCGCCTCGGACCCGCAGGGGCGGGCGCTCGGGATCGTGACGTCCTCGGCGCGCCACCACGAGCTGGGCCCGATCGCGCTGGCGGTGGTCAAGCGCAACGTCCCGGTGGACGTGCCGCTGCTGGCCGGTACGGTCGCGGCCGGCCAGGAGGTCGTGGTCCCGCAGTAG
- a CDS encoding Fur family transcriptional regulator, protein MADTGTTDLHLSGDWKADLRERGYRLTPQRQLVLEAVDVLDHATPEAILSQVRKTASGVNISTVYRTLELLEELGLVSHAHLGHGAPTYHLAGRHHHLHLVCRDCDQVTETDTAIAAPLIDSLRAQHGFDTDLKHFAIFGRCADCTAKLPGTPS, encoded by the coding sequence GTGGCGGACACCGGCACCACCGACTTGCACCTCTCCGGCGACTGGAAGGCCGACCTGCGCGAGCGCGGGTACCGCCTCACCCCTCAGCGCCAGCTGGTGCTGGAGGCTGTGGACGTCCTCGACCACGCCACCCCCGAAGCGATCCTCTCGCAGGTGAGGAAGACCGCCAGCGGCGTCAACATCTCCACCGTCTACCGGACGCTGGAGCTGCTGGAGGAGCTCGGCCTGGTCTCGCACGCCCACCTCGGCCACGGCGCCCCGACCTACCACCTGGCCGGCCGGCACCACCACCTGCACCTGGTCTGCCGGGACTGCGACCAGGTCACCGAGACGGACACCGCGATCGCCGCACCGCTGATCGACAGCCTGCGGGCCCAGCACGGCTTCGACACCGATCTCAAGCACTTCGCCATCTTCGGCCGCTGCGCCGACTGCACCGCCAAGCTGCCCGGGACACCGTCGTAA
- a CDS encoding FABP family protein translates to MIEIPSDLHKDVIPLAFLLGTWEGAGVYAPLPGEESAGAEKCNFGQEIVIRHDGRPFLEFRSRSWVLDNEGEKVRPLENEHAFWRITSNPHGTSGARGVEISSVRDDGTVEIWYGELADGKPQIDVTTDAVARIEGSAPYSGGKRLYGFVKDELLWVGEKAAPEVALRPYMSAQLKKVLSPAQLIKDINDLPDDGIAFFR, encoded by the coding sequence ATGATCGAGATTCCTTCCGACCTCCACAAGGACGTCATCCCGCTCGCCTTTCTCCTCGGTACCTGGGAAGGCGCGGGCGTGTACGCCCCTCTGCCGGGTGAAGAGAGTGCCGGGGCCGAGAAGTGCAACTTCGGCCAGGAGATCGTCATCCGGCACGACGGCCGGCCCTTCCTCGAGTTCCGCTCCCGCAGCTGGGTGCTGGACAACGAGGGTGAGAAGGTGCGCCCGCTGGAGAACGAACACGCGTTCTGGCGGATCACCAGCAACCCGCACGGCACCAGCGGTGCCCGCGGGGTCGAGATCTCCTCGGTGCGGGACGACGGCACCGTGGAGATCTGGTACGGCGAGCTGGCCGACGGCAAGCCGCAGATCGACGTGACCACCGACGCGGTGGCCCGGATCGAGGGCTCGGCGCCGTACTCCGGCGGCAAGCGCCTGTACGGCTTCGTCAAGGACGAGCTGCTCTGGGTCGGCGAGAAGGCCGCCCCCGAGGTGGCCCTGCGGCCGTACATGTCGGCGCAGCTGAAGAAGGTGCTGAGCCCGGCACAGCTGATCAAGGACATCAACGACCTGCCGGACGACGGCATCGCGTTCTTCCGCTGA
- a CDS encoding DsrE family protein, producing the protein MAKKLVIKVTAGADAPERCSQAFTVAAVAVASGVEVSLWLTGESAWFALPGRAAEFELPHAAPLPDLLESILAAGSVTLCTQCAARRGIEQKDTLEGVRIAGAQVFVSEIMADGVQALVY; encoded by the coding sequence ATGGCGAAGAAGCTGGTCATCAAGGTCACGGCAGGCGCGGACGCACCGGAGCGGTGCTCGCAGGCGTTCACGGTGGCGGCGGTAGCCGTCGCGAGCGGGGTCGAGGTGTCGCTCTGGCTCACCGGCGAGTCCGCCTGGTTCGCGCTGCCGGGACGGGCGGCGGAGTTCGAACTGCCGCACGCGGCGCCGCTGCCGGACCTGCTGGAGTCGATCCTGGCGGCCGGCTCGGTCACCCTGTGCACCCAGTGCGCGGCGCGGCGCGGCATCGAGCAGAAGGACACCCTGGAGGGCGTCCGGATCGCGGGCGCCCAGGTCTTCGTCAGCGAGATCATGGCGGACGGCGTCCAGGCGCTCGTCTACTGA
- a CDS encoding DUF3099 domain-containing protein, protein MQAHRRHVRYFVMMGVCLGLFVLAWGVVRFVSVPAAIGMCVVAMVIPPLAAVFANKRDPEDDWWNDPRWDNPRWDEPGHDRDHPDHPDRPDRPDHPDRPDHGRPG, encoded by the coding sequence GTGCAGGCACACCGGCGGCATGTCCGCTACTTCGTCATGATGGGCGTCTGCCTGGGGCTGTTCGTGCTGGCCTGGGGCGTCGTCCGGTTCGTGTCGGTGCCGGCCGCGATCGGGATGTGCGTGGTCGCGATGGTGATCCCGCCGCTCGCCGCCGTCTTCGCCAACAAGCGGGACCCGGAGGACGACTGGTGGAACGACCCGCGCTGGGACAACCCCCGGTGGGACGAGCCCGGCCACGACCGGGACCACCCGGACCACCCGGACCGTCCCGACCGCCCGGACCACCCCGACCGCCCGGACCACGGACGGCCCGGGTAG
- a CDS encoding DUF1416 domain-containing protein yields the protein MCGAKAGGPDLAGVDVQKETIIQGSVTRDGEPVNGYVRLLDESGEFTAEVPTSATGQFRFFARPGKWTLRALIPGATVDRVVVASKGASTEVAIAV from the coding sequence ATGTGTGGTGCGAAGGCCGGCGGTCCCGACCTGGCAGGAGTTGACGTGCAGAAGGAGACGATCATCCAGGGGTCGGTGACCCGTGACGGTGAGCCGGTCAACGGCTACGTCCGTCTGCTCGACGAGAGCGGCGAGTTCACCGCCGAGGTCCCGACCTCGGCCACCGGGCAGTTCCGCTTCTTCGCCCGTCCGGGCAAGTGGACGCTGCGCGCGCTGATCCCCGGTGCGACCGTGGACCGCGTGGTGGTCGCCTCCAAGGGCGCCTCCACCGAGGTCGCGATCGCGGTCTGA
- a CDS encoding sulfurtransferase, whose product MSRSDVLVDADWVQAHLDDPKVVIVEVDEDTSAYEKNHIRNAVRIDWTKDLQDPVRRDFVDQEAFEKLLSAKGISNDDTVVFYGGNNNWFASYAFWYFKLYGHGDARLLDGGRKKWELDSRDLVAEVPVRAATEYKAKVQDSSIRAFRDDVLAAIGTLNLVDVRSPDEFSGRLLAPAHLPQEQSQRPGHVPTAANIPWAKNANDDGTFKSDDELRALYQAEGVDLEKDTIAYCRIGERSALTWFVLHQLLGQTNVKNYDGSWTEYGSLVGVPIELGN is encoded by the coding sequence ATGAGCCGCAGCGACGTCCTGGTCGACGCCGACTGGGTCCAGGCCCACCTCGACGACCCGAAGGTCGTCATCGTCGAGGTCGACGAGGACACCAGCGCGTACGAGAAGAACCACATCCGCAACGCCGTCCGGATCGACTGGACCAAGGACCTCCAGGACCCGGTCCGCCGCGACTTCGTCGACCAGGAGGCGTTCGAGAAGCTCCTGTCGGCCAAGGGCATCTCCAACGACGACACCGTCGTCTTCTACGGCGGCAACAACAACTGGTTCGCCTCGTACGCGTTCTGGTACTTCAAGCTGTACGGCCACGGTGACGCCCGCCTGCTCGACGGCGGCCGCAAGAAGTGGGAGCTCGACTCCCGCGACCTGGTCGCCGAGGTGCCGGTGCGCGCCGCGACCGAGTACAAGGCCAAGGTCCAGGACAGCTCGATCCGCGCCTTCCGCGACGACGTGCTCGCCGCCATCGGCACCCTGAACCTGGTCGACGTCCGCTCGCCCGACGAGTTCTCCGGCCGTCTGCTCGCCCCGGCCCACCTCCCGCAGGAGCAGTCGCAGCGTCCGGGCCACGTCCCGACCGCCGCCAACATCCCGTGGGCGAAGAACGCCAACGACGACGGCACCTTCAAGAGCGACGACGAGCTGCGCGCGCTCTACCAGGCCGAGGGCGTGGACCTGGAGAAGGACACCATCGCCTACTGCCGCATCGGTGAGCGCTCCGCGCTCACCTGGTTCGTGCTGCACCAGCTGCTCGGCCAGACCAACGTCAAGAACTACGACGGTTCCTGGACCGAGTACGGCAGCCTCGTCGGCGTGCCGATCGAGCTCGGCAACTGA
- a CDS encoding Ms5788A family Cys-rich leader peptide — MKRQTDLTKRRAVDLCRVSACLCRMR, encoded by the coding sequence ATGAAGCGACAGACGGACCTCACGAAGCGGCGGGCGGTAGACCTGTGCCGCGTGTCCGCCTGTCTGTGTCGAATGCGCTAA
- a CDS encoding DUF2993 domain-containing protein, translating into MRGWVKATIGLVVLSGLLVGADRIAVGVAEDQAADQLVKTGYLSQRPQVSIEGFPFLTQALSMELDDVRLSADGLTVGTGKQQVELHGFTARLSGVAVSDSLTSATVAAGTAEGLVTYADLAKMMPPASELVPGSGKAIPGGTRLSLSYGGPGKIKAALGPVPVGEGSLHNSGNTITADGFRLSGVAALLNGGDKAIDPVSFTLSGLPAGLTLTTAEPGPDGLRLSFRGDRFKLNG; encoded by the coding sequence ATGCGTGGTTGGGTGAAGGCGACGATCGGTCTGGTCGTGCTCTCGGGGCTGCTGGTGGGCGCCGACCGGATCGCCGTCGGCGTGGCCGAGGACCAGGCCGCCGACCAACTGGTGAAGACCGGCTACCTGAGCCAGCGGCCGCAGGTCTCGATCGAGGGCTTTCCGTTCCTCACCCAGGCGCTGTCGATGGAGCTGGACGACGTCCGGCTCTCGGCCGACGGCCTGACGGTGGGCACCGGCAAGCAGCAGGTGGAGCTGCACGGCTTCACGGCCCGGCTCTCCGGGGTCGCGGTGAGCGACAGTCTCACCAGCGCCACCGTGGCCGCCGGCACCGCCGAGGGCCTGGTCACCTACGCGGACCTGGCCAAGATGATGCCGCCGGCCTCCGAGCTGGTGCCCGGGTCCGGCAAGGCGATCCCGGGCGGCACCCGGCTCTCGCTCTCCTACGGCGGGCCGGGGAAGATCAAGGCCGCGCTGGGGCCCGTCCCGGTCGGCGAGGGCTCCCTGCACAACTCGGGCAACACGATCACGGCGGACGGCTTCCGGCTCAGTGGCGTCGCGGCCCTGCTCAACGGGGGGGACAAGGCGATCGACCCGGTCTCCTTCACCCTGAGCGGTCTGCCGGCCGGGCTCACCCTGACCACGGCGGAGCCGGGGCCCGACGGCCTGCGGCTGTCCTTCCGGGGCGACAGGTTCAAGCTGAACGGCTGA
- a CDS encoding MoaD/ThiS family protein, with translation MAATTEPTGGLAPAGAPVGGTIRYWAAAKAAAGLAEESYRAATLAEALAGARERHADLPRLLQVLGHSSFLVDGSPVGGRDHATVALTEGGTVEVLPPFAGG, from the coding sequence ATGGCTGCGACCACCGAGCCCACCGGCGGCTTGGCCCCGGCCGGGGCGCCGGTCGGCGGGACGATCCGCTACTGGGCGGCCGCGAAGGCGGCGGCCGGACTGGCCGAGGAGTCCTACCGGGCCGCCACCCTCGCCGAGGCGCTGGCCGGCGCCCGCGAGCGCCACGCCGACCTGCCCCGCCTCCTCCAGGTGCTCGGCCACAGTTCCTTCCTGGTCGACGGCTCCCCGGTGGGCGGCCGCGACCACGCGACCGTCGCCCTGACCGAGGGCGGCACCGTCGAGGTGCTCCCCCCGTTCGCGGGCGGGTGA
- a CDS encoding response regulator transcription factor, giving the protein MSSLLLLTNALQPSAEVLPALGLLLHTVRVAPAEGSALVDTPSADVILVDGRRDLPQIRSLCQLLRSTGIGSPLILVVTEGGLAAVTAEWGIDDVLLDTAGPAEVEARIRLAMGRLQVVSNDSPMEIRNGDLSVDEATYSAKLKGRVLDLTFKEFELIKYLAQHPGRVFTRAQLLQEVWGYDYFGGTRTVDVHVRRLRAKLGVEHEQLIGTVRNVGYRFVVPEKPDKGERPGLEQRSAAALEA; this is encoded by the coding sequence ATGAGTTCTCTTCTTCTTCTCACCAACGCACTGCAGCCCTCCGCGGAGGTACTGCCCGCACTCGGCCTGCTCCTGCACACCGTCCGGGTGGCACCGGCCGAGGGATCGGCCCTGGTCGACACCCCGAGCGCCGACGTCATCCTGGTCGACGGCCGGCGTGACCTGCCGCAGATCCGCAGCCTCTGCCAACTGCTGCGCTCCACCGGCATCGGCAGCCCGCTGATCCTGGTGGTCACCGAGGGCGGCCTGGCCGCCGTCACGGCCGAGTGGGGCATCGACGACGTCCTGCTCGACACGGCGGGGCCGGCCGAGGTCGAGGCCCGGATCCGGCTCGCCATGGGCCGGCTCCAGGTGGTCTCGAACGACAGCCCGATGGAGATCCGCAACGGTGACCTCTCGGTCGACGAGGCGACCTACTCCGCCAAGCTCAAGGGCCGGGTGCTCGACCTCACCTTCAAGGAGTTCGAGCTGATCAAGTACCTCGCGCAGCACCCCGGCCGGGTCTTCACCCGGGCGCAGCTGCTGCAGGAGGTCTGGGGCTACGACTACTTCGGCGGCACCCGGACGGTCGACGTCCACGTGCGGCGCCTGCGCGCCAAGCTGGGTGTCGAGCACGAGCAGCTGATCGGCACCGTCCGAAACGTCGGCTACCGCTTCGTCGTACCGGAGAAGCCGGACAAGGGCGAGCGCCCCGGCCTGGAGCAGCGCTCCGCCGCGGCACTGGAGGCGTGA
- a CDS encoding LacI family DNA-binding transcriptional regulator: MAKVTRDDVARLAGTSTAVVSYVINNGPRPVAPATKEKVLAAIDQLGYRPNSVAQAMASRRTNLIGMVVPDARQPFFAEMAHAVERAASDRGKLVLIGNSDYVDDREVHYVRAFLGMRVSGLILVSQGPSQRAAEEFAAMEGAKVVLLHRRPEAIDDVAVVTDDVGGAELAVRHLLEEHRLPYVACFGGPVESPAPGDPVIDHVEGWQRAMDAHGLPTAQYLIDAPFHRYGAYEVAVELLRSPRRPPAIFCSTDDQAIGVLRAAREVGLRVPEDLAVAGFDDVPEAALADPPLTTVASDRDAMARAAVDLVLDDSLMVPGSDTERVRKFPSRLVVRRSCGCGSTDKA, encoded by the coding sequence GTGGCCAAAGTGACGCGCGATGATGTAGCCCGACTGGCTGGGACCTCGACCGCGGTCGTCAGCTACGTCATCAACAACGGACCGCGCCCGGTCGCGCCCGCGACCAAGGAGAAGGTGCTCGCGGCGATCGACCAGCTCGGCTACCGGCCGAACAGCGTCGCCCAGGCGATGGCCTCCCGGCGCACCAACCTGATCGGCATGGTCGTCCCCGACGCCCGTCAGCCGTTCTTCGCCGAGATGGCGCACGCCGTCGAACGCGCCGCCTCCGATCGCGGCAAGCTCGTACTGATCGGCAACTCCGACTACGTGGACGACCGCGAGGTGCACTACGTCCGCGCCTTCCTCGGGATGCGGGTCTCCGGCCTGATCCTGGTCAGCCAGGGCCCCTCGCAGCGTGCCGCCGAGGAGTTCGCCGCCATGGAGGGCGCGAAGGTGGTGCTGCTGCACCGCCGGCCCGAGGCGATCGACGACGTCGCCGTGGTCACCGACGACGTGGGCGGTGCCGAGCTGGCCGTGCGCCACCTGCTGGAGGAGCACCGGCTCCCGTACGTCGCCTGCTTCGGCGGCCCGGTCGAGTCCCCCGCACCCGGCGACCCGGTCATCGACCACGTCGAGGGCTGGCAGCGGGCGATGGACGCGCACGGGCTGCCCACCGCGCAGTACCTGATCGACGCGCCCTTCCACCGCTACGGCGCGTACGAGGTCGCCGTGGAGCTGCTGCGCTCCCCCCGGCGGCCGCCCGCCATCTTCTGCTCCACCGACGACCAGGCGATCGGCGTCCTGCGGGCCGCCCGCGAGGTCGGCCTCCGGGTCCCCGAGGACCTCGCGGTGGCCGGCTTCGACGACGTGCCCGAGGCGGCTCTCGCCGACCCGCCGCTGACCACCGTCGCCTCCGACCGGGACGCGATGGCCCGGGCCGCCGTGGACCTCGTCCTGGACGACTCCCTGATGGTGCCGGGGTCGGACACCGAGCGGGTGCGGAAGTTCCCCTCCCGCCTGGTGGTCCGCCGCTCCTGCGGCTGCGGATCGACCGACAAGGCGTAG
- a CDS encoding S1C family serine protease, with translation MSEQQRSTESGSTPSYGYAGWAPPTPADRPAAHVLEGTVVENSAAGGYGAEGFGAGSPPVDDSGRTYREDHSAGTFDAPPPPTTPPPGSEQPGSEQPAPGSSSGGHARRGFLRGRLALVTAVAAVAAVLGGVTGGVIAAGDRTGSASASSTIASPVSAKSDGSADVAAIASAVSPSVVQITVKTSSGTATGTGVVLTTGGQILTNYHVVSGAASGGTVTVAFKNGSTASATVTGTDKALDVAVITASGAKDLAPATLGDSGRVLVGDAVVAIGNPEGLTGTVTSGIISAQNRQVTVQVDEGSTSGNGGFGFPNLPGTRGGSGSGQSTGGESATYKAFQTDAALNPGNSGGPLINTSGQVIGINSAMYSADGSNSTADSSSAGSVGLGFAIPVNDIKQVLPKLQAGQNV, from the coding sequence ATGAGCGAGCAGCAGCGCAGCACCGAGTCAGGAAGCACCCCCTCGTACGGCTACGCGGGCTGGGCCCCGCCGACGCCCGCCGACCGGCCCGCCGCGCACGTGCTGGAGGGCACCGTGGTCGAGAACTCCGCGGCCGGCGGCTACGGAGCCGAGGGTTTCGGGGCCGGGAGCCCGCCGGTCGACGACAGCGGCCGCACGTACCGCGAGGACCACTCCGCCGGAACGTTCGACGCCCCGCCGCCGCCCACCACTCCCCCGCCCGGGTCGGAGCAGCCCGGGTCGGAGCAGCCCGCCCCGGGCTCCTCCTCCGGCGGACACGCCCGCCGCGGGTTCCTGCGCGGCCGGCTCGCCCTGGTCACCGCCGTCGCGGCGGTCGCTGCCGTACTCGGCGGCGTCACCGGCGGCGTGATAGCCGCCGGCGACCGCACCGGCTCCGCCAGTGCCTCCAGCACCATCGCCAGCCCCGTCTCCGCGAAGTCCGACGGCAGCGCGGACGTCGCCGCGATCGCCTCCGCCGTCTCGCCGAGCGTCGTCCAGATCACCGTGAAGACGAGCAGCGGCACCGCCACCGGCACCGGTGTCGTCCTCACCACCGGCGGCCAGATCCTCACCAACTACCACGTCGTCTCCGGCGCGGCGTCCGGCGGCACCGTCACGGTCGCCTTCAAGAACGGCTCCACCGCGAGCGCCACGGTGACCGGCACCGACAAGGCCCTGGACGTCGCCGTGATCACCGCGTCCGGGGCCAAGGACCTCGCCCCCGCCACCCTCGGCGACTCCGGCCGGGTCCTGGTCGGCGACGCGGTCGTCGCCATCGGCAACCCCGAGGGGCTCACCGGTACCGTCACCTCGGGCATCATCAGCGCGCAGAACCGCCAGGTCACCGTCCAGGTCGACGAGGGCTCGACCAGCGGCAACGGCGGCTTCGGCTTCCCGAACCTGCCCGGCACGCGCGGCGGCAGCGGCAGCGGCCAGAGCACCGGCGGCGAGAGCGCCACCTACAAGGCGTTCCAGACCGACGCCGCCCTCAACCCCGGCAACTCCGGCGGCCCGCTGATCAACACGAGCGGCCAGGTGATCGGCATCAACTCCGCCATGTACTCAGCCGACGGCTCCAACTCCACCGCCGACTCCAGCAGTGCCGGCAGCGTCGGCCTCGGCTTCGCCATCCCCGTCAACGACATCAAGCAGGTGCTGCCCAAGCTGCAGGCAGGGCAGAACGTCTAG
- a CDS encoding response regulator transcription factor yields the protein MTPPADDRTAAEAATARLLVVDDEPALRDALESSLAFEGYEVTTATDGYEALDAVERDKPDLVLLDIMMPRMDGLTAVRRMRSRGDTAPVLMLTARDAVGDRVTGLDVGADDYLAKPFELDELLARVRALLRRNALAAEAAARAVVLEDDSEVMAFADLRMNTATREVTRDGKPVELTRTEFMLLEMFLSHPRQVLTREQILKAVWGFDFEPSSNSLDVYVMYLRRKTEQGGMPRLIQTVRGVGYALRPAAGVAA from the coding sequence ATGACTCCCCCCGCCGACGACCGCACCGCCGCCGAGGCCGCCACCGCCCGCCTCCTCGTGGTCGACGACGAGCCGGCCCTGCGCGACGCCCTGGAGAGCAGCCTCGCCTTCGAGGGCTACGAGGTCACCACCGCCACCGACGGCTACGAGGCGCTCGACGCCGTCGAACGGGACAAGCCCGACCTCGTCCTGCTCGACATCATGATGCCCCGGATGGACGGCCTCACCGCCGTCCGCCGGATGCGCTCGCGCGGCGACACCGCCCCCGTCCTGATGCTCACCGCCCGCGACGCCGTCGGCGACCGCGTCACCGGCCTCGACGTCGGGGCCGACGACTACCTCGCCAAGCCGTTCGAGCTCGACGAACTGCTCGCCCGCGTACGCGCCCTGCTACGGCGCAACGCCCTCGCCGCCGAGGCCGCGGCCCGGGCCGTCGTCCTGGAGGACGACAGCGAGGTGATGGCCTTCGCCGACCTGCGGATGAACACCGCGACCCGCGAGGTCACCCGGGACGGCAAGCCCGTCGAGCTCACCCGTACCGAGTTCATGCTGCTGGAGATGTTCCTCTCGCACCCCCGGCAGGTCCTCACCCGCGAGCAGATCCTGAAGGCCGTCTGGGGCTTCGACTTCGAGCCCTCCTCCAACTCGCTGGACGTGTACGTGATGTACCTGCGCCGCAAGACCGAGCAGGGCGGCATGCCCCGGCTCATCCAGACCGTCCGCGGGGTCGGCTACGCCCTGCGGCCGGCCGCGGGCGTCGCTGCGTGA